The Actinomycetota bacterium genome contains a region encoding:
- a CDS encoding BlaI/MecI/CopY family transcriptional regulator: protein MTGRGELERAIQRTLWEHPDGITARDVITALPGRNLAMTTVLTVLDRLRRKHLVTRDEAARPHVYHPAVSREDYIAEVMLDALGQAPDRGAALNRFLGGVTDTDTAHLRRVLRRPRPPQ from the coding sequence ATGACCGGCCGAGGAGAGCTGGAACGGGCGATTCAACGCACGCTGTGGGAACACCCGGACGGCATCACTGCCCGCGATGTGATCACTGCGCTGCCCGGCCGGAACCTGGCGATGACAACCGTACTGACAGTTCTGGACCGGTTGCGGCGCAAACATCTGGTAACCCGGGACGAGGCCGCGCGCCCTCACGTGTACCACCCGGCGGTGAGTCGCGAGGACTACATCGCCGAGGTCATGCTCGATGCGTTGGGGCAGGCGCCGGACCGCGGCGCCGCCCTAAACCGGTTCCTGGGCGGCGTGACCGACACCGACACCGCGCACCTGCGTCGCGTGTTGCGTCGTCCGCGCCCGCCCCAGTGA
- a CDS encoding molybdopterin-dependent oxidoreductase encodes MEPSTWAGAIPPEHAIAPRIRIGRDRWFNILWLLPIGFVAAIVPIAVAQGIRTMPSVQHFIASFPGTATPAQAAEHTGMPWWVNLQHFVNLLFMMFIIRSGWQILVDHPRLYWTRHSRPGNEWMRVRPKSPDDPLWTAKQDSVDLPKHIGLPGVRHTIGLARWWHFTVDLGWLVNGVIFYILIFATPQWHRLVPTSWRVFPDALSVMVQYMSLNFPANHGWQAYNGLQLLAYFITVFIAAPLALITGLGMSPALSTRFHRFSKLFSIQLARSIHALVMVWFVFFIVVHVTMVFVTGARLNLNAMFAARDSHSWFGVGIFAIGIAVVLAAWFAASPFTLRHPRVVQRVGDAVAGPFQRRFEKVHLSPHQYTEADISDYFWYNGTFPDSDEYTALMAGDFVDYRLRINGLVDNPVELSLEQLRALPHHEQITQHYCIQGWSGVAKWGGVSMSTILDLVKPRPEARWVLFYSIADGSDGGIYYDAHPIEQMHGALAMLAYEFNGEALTYGHGAPLRLRNEIQLGFKQVKWIKGIEFVEHFSEVGSGYGGYNEDHEYFGYSQSI; translated from the coding sequence ATCGAACCGTCCACCTGGGCCGGGGCGATCCCCCCCGAGCACGCGATCGCGCCCCGGATACGCATTGGCCGGGACCGATGGTTCAACATCCTGTGGCTGCTCCCGATCGGCTTCGTGGCTGCGATCGTGCCTATCGCGGTGGCACAGGGGATACGCACCATGCCGTCGGTGCAGCACTTCATCGCCAGCTTCCCCGGTACGGCGACACCCGCGCAGGCAGCCGAACACACCGGCATGCCGTGGTGGGTGAACCTGCAGCACTTCGTGAACCTGCTGTTCATGATGTTCATCATCCGGTCCGGGTGGCAGATCCTCGTCGATCACCCGCGGTTGTACTGGACCCGGCACTCCCGCCCCGGCAATGAGTGGATGCGGGTGCGCCCGAAGTCCCCGGACGATCCGCTGTGGACGGCCAAGCAGGACTCCGTAGACCTGCCCAAGCACATCGGCCTGCCCGGGGTCCGGCACACCATCGGGCTGGCCCGCTGGTGGCACTTCACCGTCGACCTGGGCTGGCTGGTCAACGGTGTCATCTTCTACATCCTCATCTTCGCCACGCCACAGTGGCACCGGCTCGTGCCGACCAGCTGGAGGGTGTTCCCCGACGCGTTGTCGGTCATGGTCCAGTACATGTCGCTGAACTTCCCCGCCAACCACGGCTGGCAGGCCTACAACGGCTTGCAACTGCTGGCCTACTTCATCACCGTGTTCATCGCCGCACCACTGGCGTTGATCACCGGGCTAGGCATGTCACCGGCCCTGTCGACCCGGTTCCACCGGTTCAGCAAGCTGTTCAGCATTCAACTGGCCCGCTCGATCCATGCGCTGGTCATGGTGTGGTTCGTGTTCTTCATCGTCGTGCACGTGACGATGGTGTTCGTCACCGGCGCCCGGTTGAACCTCAACGCTATGTTCGCCGCCCGCGACAGCCACAGTTGGTTCGGTGTCGGCATCTTTGCGATCGGCATCGCGGTCGTGCTCGCCGCCTGGTTCGCGGCCAGCCCGTTCACCCTGCGCCACCCGCGCGTCGTGCAGCGTGTCGGCGACGCAGTGGCCGGCCCGTTCCAGCGCCGTTTCGAGAAGGTGCACCTCAGCCCGCACCAGTACACCGAGGCCGACATCTCCGACTACTTCTGGTACAACGGCACCTTCCCCGACTCGGATGAGTACACGGCACTCATGGCAGGCGACTTCGTCGACTACCGGCTGCGGATCAACGGCCTGGTCGACAATCCGGTCGAGCTCAGCCTGGAACAACTACGGGCACTGCCGCACCACGAGCAGATCACCCAGCACTACTGCATCCAGGGCTGGTCCGGCGTGGCCAAGTGGGGCGGCGTCTCGATGAGCACCATCCTGGACCTGGTCAAACCCCGCCCCGAGGCGAGGTGGGTCTTGTTCTACTCCATCGCCGATGGCTCCGACGGCGGCATCTACTACGACGCGCACCCGATCGAGCAAATGCACGGCGCCCTGGCGATGCTCGCCTACGAGTTCAACGGCGAAGCGCTCACCTACGGCCACGGAGCCCCGTTGCGGCTGCGCAATGAGATCCAACTCGGCTTCAAACAGGTGAAGTGGATCAAGGGGATCGAGTTTGTCGAGCACTTCAGCGAGGTCGGCAGCGGGTACGGCGGCTACAACGAGGACCACGAATACTTCGGGTACAGCCAATCCATCTGA
- a CDS encoding iron-sulfur cluster biosynthesis protein: MIQVSERATSVLNELREAQDIPGTYGVRFYQQVDEDGSAAVAISLAQAPAQGDQVVMERELPVFVAPDVAAEISEAVLDVEGEAPRQRFVILTPSA, encoded by the coding sequence ATGATCCAGGTTTCAGAGAGGGCGACGAGTGTCCTCAACGAACTCCGGGAGGCACAGGACATTCCGGGGACCTATGGCGTTCGGTTCTATCAGCAGGTGGACGAGGACGGCTCCGCCGCCGTGGCCATTTCCCTTGCGCAGGCCCCGGCGCAGGGCGACCAGGTCGTGATGGAGCGGGAGCTTCCCGTCTTCGTCGCCCCCGATGTGGCGGCTGAGATTAGCGAAGCTGTGCTGGACGTCGAGGGCGAGGCTCCGAGGCAGCGCTTCGTCATCCTGACGCCCTCGGCATAG
- a CDS encoding RNase H family protein → MTTTVYTDGACIGNPGPGGWAWAIQDGAYASGAAPNTTNQRMELTASLEAIRAIEGPLLVISDSKYVVDCFGQRWYDGWERRGWTTAGKKPVVNQDLWRPLIAEFHRRKGQVRFTWVKGHAGNAMNDVVDRLATEAAATQVGRSGSEPPTSLGLPDLPRSHLGPSSKVALPEGWRVVVLGHRPPELGGYDPTNPVAADVRRRLVDIIGGLAAIHPDVLVVTGLGLGAEQLGAEAALEAGVPYAAVLAYPDPEALWPAASRAMYSDLVAAARATVVLSPKKPASKQEAGMGIGRRNDWLIERADAAVVVWDGRDSRLGATVAALHRLDPGDLWIVEP, encoded by the coding sequence ATGACGACGACGGTCTATACGGACGGGGCCTGCATCGGGAATCCCGGTCCGGGCGGTTGGGCGTGGGCGATCCAAGACGGAGCGTACGCCAGCGGCGCCGCCCCCAACACGACGAATCAGCGGATGGAGCTGACAGCCAGCCTCGAAGCGATCCGGGCCATCGAAGGTCCCCTCCTCGTCATCAGTGATTCAAAGTACGTGGTCGACTGTTTCGGTCAGCGCTGGTACGACGGGTGGGAGCGCAGAGGCTGGACCACAGCGGGGAAGAAGCCGGTGGTCAATCAGGACCTCTGGCGGCCCCTGATTGCGGAGTTCCACCGCCGGAAGGGCCAGGTGCGCTTTACGTGGGTGAAGGGCCACGCCGGCAACGCCATGAACGATGTCGTCGATCGTCTGGCCACCGAAGCCGCCGCGACCCAGGTCGGCCGGTCGGGCAGCGAGCCGCCGACCTCTCTGGGTCTGCCCGACCTTCCTCGCAGTCACCTCGGCCCATCCTCCAAGGTGGCCCTTCCCGAAGGGTGGAGGGTCGTTGTCCTCGGCCATCGCCCGCCGGAACTGGGCGGCTACGACCCGACGAACCCGGTGGCCGCAGACGTTCGGCGACGGCTCGTCGACATCATCGGCGGGCTCGCGGCCATCCACCCCGACGTGCTCGTGGTCACCGGTCTCGGGCTCGGGGCCGAGCAGCTGGGCGCCGAGGCGGCCCTCGAAGCCGGCGTTCCCTACGCCGCCGTGCTCGCCTACCCCGACCCGGAGGCCCTGTGGCCGGCCGCGTCTCGGGCGATGTATTCCGACCTGGTCGCAGCGGCGCGAGCCACCGTCGTGCTCTCGCCCAAGAAGCCGGCCTCGAAGCAGGAGGCGGGCATGGGGATCGGGCGACGCAACGACTGGCTCATCGAGCGCGCCGATGCCGCGGTGGTCGTGTGGGACGGAAGGGATTCCCGCTTGGGCGCGACGGTCGCTGCGCTGCACCGCCTGGATCCCGGCGATCTCTGGATCGTCGAGCCGTAG
- a CDS encoding HipA domain-containing protein, with amino-acid sequence MTELDLWLGDRRVATVTERDRGRKVAIRYDESVSAQVGNEVALLSCSLPTPGPSSPGAARAFLEGLLPEGQALEQMAASVRTVRVQEGAPAEPGDVVALLAEYGRECAGAVSCAPSGEDVIHAGDYHPLDDRSLAGLIRNLPTHPLGVDPSRNIRMSLAGAQPKLLLARLGDDWYQPSGGAASTHILKPTDRWPDSARNEALVMALARACALTPSASWLEDIDGRQVLVVERYDRVVVGDRVERLHQEDLCQALAEGPRDKYHLGRPSERAARLLRRFADDPILAIETLFRQIAFRALVGDEDGHGKNYSLLLTEGSVSLAPLYDSLCTLAYPDLSGRMGMPIATASSLMQVDRHALLDEARAMGIPAPAAAHGLDRLVEQLRAGIAELPPPVVSGWASDRVVGTITARLDRLEAGERLGDATGRSSSRRRPRQAATMSAQTVGDRGPQLS; translated from the coding sequence TTGACCGAGCTCGACCTGTGGCTCGGCGATCGGCGGGTCGCCACCGTCACCGAGCGCGACCGCGGCCGGAAGGTGGCCATCCGCTACGACGAATCGGTCTCGGCGCAGGTCGGGAACGAGGTCGCCCTGCTCTCCTGCTCGCTCCCGACGCCGGGACCGTCGTCGCCGGGCGCGGCCCGAGCGTTCCTTGAGGGATTGCTGCCCGAAGGCCAAGCGCTTGAACAGATGGCTGCCTCCGTGCGCACGGTGCGCGTGCAGGAGGGAGCCCCGGCCGAGCCGGGGGACGTCGTTGCGCTACTCGCCGAATACGGGCGGGAGTGTGCTGGGGCAGTCTCCTGCGCCCCTTCAGGGGAGGACGTGATCCACGCTGGCGACTACCACCCATTGGACGATCGATCTCTCGCCGGCCTGATCCGGAATCTCCCCACCCACCCGCTGGGGGTTGACCCGAGCCGGAACATCCGCATGTCGCTCGCCGGCGCCCAGCCCAAGCTGCTCCTGGCCCGCTTGGGCGACGACTGGTACCAGCCTTCTGGAGGCGCGGCGTCCACTCACATCCTGAAGCCGACGGACCGTTGGCCGGACAGCGCCCGCAATGAGGCGTTGGTCATGGCGCTTGCCCGGGCCTGCGCCCTGACACCGAGCGCCAGCTGGCTGGAGGACATAGACGGCAGGCAGGTGCTGGTCGTCGAACGCTACGACCGCGTGGTGGTCGGCGACCGCGTCGAGCGCCTCCACCAGGAGGACCTCTGCCAGGCGCTGGCCGAAGGACCCCGCGACAAATACCACCTGGGTCGGCCTTCGGAACGGGCGGCCCGGCTGCTCCGCCGGTTTGCGGACGATCCGATCCTAGCCATCGAAACCCTGTTCCGGCAGATCGCCTTCCGGGCACTCGTCGGAGACGAGGATGGCCACGGCAAGAACTACTCACTCCTTCTCACCGAAGGATCCGTCTCGCTGGCTCCCCTCTACGACTCGCTGTGCACCCTCGCCTACCCCGACCTGAGCGGGCGCATGGGGATGCCGATCGCAACGGCGTCATCGCTCATGCAGGTGGACCGCCATGCACTGCTCGACGAGGCCAGAGCGATGGGCATCCCCGCCCCGGCGGCGGCGCACGGCCTGGACCGCTTGGTGGAGCAGCTCCGTGCCGGTATTGCCGAGCTCCCGCCTCCCGTGGTTTCCGGATGGGCGAGCGATCGAGTGGTGGGAACGATCACCGCCCGACTCGACCGACTGGAGGCGGGCGAGCGACTGGGCGATGCGACCGGGAGGTCGTCGAGTCGCCGCCGGCCGCGGCAGGCGGCCACCATGTCGGCGCAGACTGTCGGCGACCGCGGACCCCAGCTCAGCTGA
- a CDS encoding DEAD/DEAH box helicase yields the protein MARTVTLRPWQKTALERFAACGAADFLAVATPGAGKTTFALTAARQALAGDAGRRLVVVVPTAHLKAQWARAANGFDLHLDPEWSAANGALPSDMHGIVTTYQQVATSAEVLRGLAADAFVIFDELHHAADDRAWGGAVRTAFEGATRRLALSGTPFRSDVQAIPFVRYDAEEAVPDYEYGYADALRDGRVVRPVYFPRIDGMMEWTAPDGTYHTHGFDDPLDAARSGQRLRTAYSLDGEWLPHVLRQAHEQLLAIRRHQPAAGGLVIATDQEHARGIASILWDRLRIRAVIATSDDPAASHHISRFAAGSDPWIVAVKMVSEGVDIPRLRVGVYATTTTTELFFRQAVGRLVRWTPGTTGQKSYLYIPDEPRLRARAAAVAEQRRHSLRREEPRNGPAAEERAELDEGEAEQFSLFAPISAVPLGAVDGAPDWLVDEDPRIDPPDEAALTIALPPLGSPAGSDGGRGAPPGGRTLREHKEHLRSANTAKVRSIARWTGMTHAAVNLELNRIVGLNKVSEATVEQLERRLEAARRWCDQEESRHAAS from the coding sequence ATGGCCCGCACCGTCACCCTCCGCCCCTGGCAGAAGACCGCCCTCGAGCGCTTCGCCGCGTGCGGCGCGGCCGACTTCCTGGCCGTGGCCACGCCCGGAGCGGGCAAGACCACCTTCGCCCTCACCGCTGCCCGCCAGGCCCTGGCCGGTGACGCCGGTCGGCGCCTGGTCGTGGTGGTCCCCACCGCCCACCTGAAGGCGCAGTGGGCCCGGGCGGCCAATGGCTTCGACCTGCACCTCGACCCGGAATGGTCAGCGGCCAACGGTGCCCTGCCCTCCGACATGCACGGCATCGTGACGACCTACCAGCAGGTGGCGACCTCGGCCGAGGTGCTGCGCGGCCTGGCTGCCGATGCTTTCGTCATCTTCGACGAGCTCCACCACGCCGCCGACGACCGTGCCTGGGGTGGCGCTGTGCGCACGGCCTTCGAAGGGGCGACCCGCCGCCTCGCCCTTTCCGGCACCCCGTTCCGTTCCGACGTGCAGGCCATCCCCTTCGTCCGCTATGACGCCGAGGAGGCGGTCCCCGACTACGAGTACGGCTACGCCGACGCCCTGCGTGACGGGCGGGTGGTGCGCCCGGTCTACTTCCCTCGCATCGACGGGATGATGGAGTGGACCGCCCCCGACGGCACCTACCACACCCACGGCTTCGACGACCCCCTCGACGCCGCCCGCTCCGGCCAGCGCCTGCGCACCGCCTACTCCCTCGACGGTGAATGGCTGCCCCACGTGCTGCGCCAGGCCCACGAGCAGCTCCTGGCCATCCGCCGCCACCAGCCGGCCGCCGGCGGCCTCGTCATTGCCACGGACCAGGAGCACGCCCGGGGGATCGCCTCGATCCTCTGGGACCGGCTCCGGATCCGGGCGGTGATCGCCACCTCGGACGACCCCGCCGCCTCCCACCACATCTCCCGGTTCGCCGCCGGCTCTGACCCGTGGATCGTGGCGGTCAAGATGGTCTCTGAGGGCGTCGACATCCCCCGCCTGCGGGTCGGCGTCTATGCCACGACCACCACGACCGAGTTGTTCTTCCGTCAAGCCGTCGGCCGTCTGGTGCGCTGGACGCCGGGCACGACGGGGCAGAAGTCCTACCTCTACATCCCCGACGAGCCCCGGCTGCGCGCCCGGGCGGCGGCCGTCGCCGAGCAACGCCGGCACTCATTGCGCCGGGAGGAGCCCCGGAACGGGCCAGCGGCCGAAGAGCGGGCCGAGCTTGACGAGGGCGAGGCGGAGCAGTTCTCCCTCTTCGCCCCGATCTCGGCGGTCCCCCTCGGGGCGGTCGATGGTGCCCCGGACTGGCTGGTCGACGAAGACCCCCGGATCGATCCCCCCGACGAGGCGGCCCTCACGATCGCCTTGCCACCCCTGGGATCCCCGGCCGGCAGCGACGGGGGGCGGGGCGCCCCACCCGGGGGCCGCACCCTGCGGGAGCACAAGGAACACCTGCGCTCGGCCAACACCGCCAAGGTGCGCTCGATCGCCCGCTGGACCGGCATGACGCATGCCGCGGTCAACCTGGAGCTCAACCGCATCGTGGGCCTGAACAAGGTCAGCGAGGCCACCGTCGAGCAGCTCGAGCGGCGCCTGGAGGCGGCCCGCCGGTGGTGCGACCAGGAGGAATCCCGGCACGCCGCGAGCTGA
- a CDS encoding TIGR02677 family protein — protein MAEPIGSQAQDVDLRVFSYAIADKAPLYLDVVEALTAARERFRLQLRPNEVVRELHQAGLEQTVDEVSLALEQLVDWGNVAHFYDSAAPETLAEFYGKRFLYQLTPAGWAAHEGVRAVQRTGLAESGRLSGVLLQAIVERLEALRAASHAVPLDGARLYVLCIDTFNVFAELAANSARYMSDLAEQVSDVAGTDERFLAYKRAVFAYLNDFIARFTDTLPRIQALVATLDSDIEPILRAAAASDEAPTLQGADEGPLVGLRTRWSGVVGWFLADGDRAPVADSLRLAMLDALNRILLAVDRLNERHLRRASREADFVQLARWFADLGVAAPDHDQAHRLWDQAFGLWGARHFTQLAGDEEIERRRSFWEAEPVDVAPRLRATGRKAVVGRPGTGADYRATKLAKVAALRAARAQAAGALGRLAARTPARLSDLGILDRHEFGQFLALVDAALTSRPAADASRRAVTPLVTVILRPVTPAAWVSVRTTTGVLHCLDHTLAVSFMALGAEEATG, from the coding sequence GTGGCAGAGCCGATCGGGAGCCAGGCCCAGGACGTCGATCTGCGCGTCTTCTCCTACGCCATCGCCGACAAGGCCCCCCTCTACCTCGACGTCGTCGAGGCCCTGACCGCCGCCCGGGAGCGCTTCCGCCTCCAGCTCCGTCCGAACGAGGTGGTACGAGAGCTGCACCAGGCCGGCCTCGAACAGACCGTCGATGAGGTGTCCCTCGCCCTCGAGCAGCTCGTGGACTGGGGCAACGTGGCGCACTTCTACGACAGCGCCGCCCCTGAGACCCTGGCTGAGTTTTACGGCAAGCGCTTCCTCTACCAATTGACGCCGGCCGGTTGGGCGGCTCACGAAGGCGTCCGGGCGGTCCAGCGCACCGGGCTGGCGGAATCCGGCCGCCTCTCGGGGGTGCTCCTGCAGGCCATCGTGGAGCGGCTCGAAGCCCTGCGCGCCGCAAGCCACGCGGTTCCGCTCGATGGCGCCCGCCTCTACGTCTTGTGCATCGACACCTTCAATGTCTTTGCCGAGCTCGCCGCCAACTCCGCCCGCTACATGAGCGACTTGGCGGAGCAGGTCTCGGACGTCGCCGGCACCGACGAGCGCTTCCTTGCCTATAAGCGGGCGGTGTTCGCCTACCTGAACGACTTCATCGCCCGCTTCACCGACACCCTCCCCCGGATCCAGGCCCTCGTGGCGACCCTCGATAGCGACATCGAGCCGATCCTGAGGGCGGCGGCCGCCTCGGACGAGGCCCCGACCCTGCAGGGCGCCGACGAGGGCCCGCTGGTCGGCCTGCGCACCCGCTGGTCCGGGGTCGTCGGATGGTTCCTCGCCGACGGCGACCGGGCGCCGGTGGCCGACTCTCTTCGCCTCGCCATGCTCGACGCCCTCAACCGCATCCTGCTGGCCGTGGACCGCCTCAACGAACGGCACCTGCGCCGGGCATCCCGGGAGGCGGACTTCGTCCAGCTGGCCCGGTGGTTCGCCGACCTCGGCGTTGCCGCGCCGGACCACGACCAAGCCCACCGGCTGTGGGACCAGGCCTTCGGGTTGTGGGGTGCCCGGCACTTTACCCAGCTGGCCGGTGACGAAGAGATCGAGCGCCGGCGCAGCTTCTGGGAGGCCGAGCCGGTCGATGTCGCCCCCCGCCTGCGGGCCACCGGCCGCAAAGCGGTCGTCGGGCGGCCGGGCACGGGTGCCGACTACCGCGCGACCAAGCTGGCCAAGGTCGCCGCCCTGCGGGCCGCCCGGGCACAGGCAGCTGGCGCCCTTGGCCGCCTGGCGGCACGGACCCCCGCCCGGCTGTCGGACCTCGGCATCCTCGACCGCCACGAGTTTGGCCAGTTCCTCGCCCTGGTGGACGCCGCCCTCACCTCGCGCCCGGCGGCCGACGCCAGCCGGCGGGCCGTCACGCCGCTGGTGACCGTCATCCTGCGTCCCGTGACGCCCGCGGCCTGGGTGAGCGTGCGCACCACCACGGGCGTGCTGCACTGCCTGGACCACACGCTGGCCGTCTCCTTCATGGCCTTGGGCGCCGAGGAGGCAACCGGATGA
- a CDS encoding TIGR02678 family protein has translation MSAPADVKIAIRALLASPLVGAEGPEALAAVRRHRGEAERFFADELGYRLDASRLGLARLAKTPGPGHEPRGLRTRGGRRFDARKYALACLVLATAEVEGDRTTARRLFQEVARRAGSLEGFPFALDVAADRRAFVQAVQAVQGLGVLELAEGEEERFARGDTDADALYRIDRERLALLPTTSAPPSLFAAPADLPGDVYPDTDEGRTRRRRHRVMRGLVEQPVLYAEDLSPEERDYFSSQRGRIERLLAERVGLTLEVRAEGWVAVDEEGELTDVTWPDYATPQVAALRICDKLGRRRREGDTPVWPLAGVQEFVRALAAEYAGYWRQGCETSEGAAGLTDEALAILGSLRLIRRDRAGIEARPAVGRFAAVAPAIPKPAQPLATQDTL, from the coding sequence ATGAGCGCTCCCGCCGATGTCAAGATCGCCATCCGAGCGCTGCTGGCGTCGCCCCTGGTCGGTGCCGAGGGGCCGGAAGCCCTGGCGGCAGTCCGCCGCCACCGGGGCGAGGCCGAGCGCTTCTTCGCCGACGAGCTCGGGTACCGCCTCGACGCCAGCCGCCTGGGGCTCGCCCGCCTCGCCAAAACCCCGGGCCCGGGACACGAGCCCCGCGGCCTGCGCACGAGGGGCGGCCGGCGGTTCGACGCCCGGAAGTACGCCCTCGCCTGCCTCGTGCTGGCCACCGCCGAAGTCGAAGGGGACCGCACCACTGCCCGCCGCCTCTTCCAGGAAGTCGCCCGGCGGGCGGGCTCGCTGGAGGGCTTCCCGTTCGCTCTCGATGTCGCCGCCGACCGGCGGGCCTTCGTGCAGGCGGTCCAGGCGGTGCAGGGCCTGGGTGTCCTGGAGCTGGCTGAGGGCGAGGAGGAGCGCTTCGCCCGGGGCGACACCGATGCCGATGCCCTCTACCGCATCGACCGCGAACGGCTCGCCCTGCTGCCCACCACCTCCGCCCCACCTTCGCTGTTCGCCGCCCCCGCCGACCTCCCGGGCGATGTGTACCCCGACACCGATGAAGGCCGCACCCGCCGGCGCCGGCACCGGGTGATGCGGGGCCTCGTCGAGCAACCCGTGCTCTACGCCGAGGATCTGTCGCCCGAAGAACGGGACTATTTCTCCTCCCAGCGCGGCCGGATCGAGCGCCTGCTGGCAGAGCGGGTCGGGTTGACCCTGGAAGTGCGGGCCGAGGGCTGGGTGGCTGTCGACGAGGAGGGCGAGCTCACCGACGTCACCTGGCCGGACTATGCCACCCCCCAGGTGGCTGCCCTGCGGATCTGCGACAAGCTGGGCCGGCGGCGCCGTGAGGGGGACACACCGGTCTGGCCCCTTGCCGGCGTCCAGGAGTTCGTCCGCGCGCTCGCCGCCGAGTACGCCGGCTACTGGCGCCAGGGCTGCGAAACCTCCGAGGGCGCCGCCGGCCTGACCGATGAGGCCTTGGCCATCCTCGGTTCCCTCCGGCTCATCCGGCGGGACCGGGCCGGGATCGAAGCCCGGCCGGCGGTCGGCAGGTTCGCTGCCGTGGCGCCGGCAATCCCCAAACCCGCCCAACCGCTTGCCACCCAGGACACGCTATGA